From one Rosa rugosa chromosome 4, drRosRugo1.1, whole genome shotgun sequence genomic stretch:
- the LOC133742107 gene encoding uncharacterized protein LOC133742107 — MLRLQARLNFCGREITEDDMIYKTLSTFPTSALILADQYRLEYDNKRITTFKKLISLLQVAERQNEDLLHNNARPTGTKKIPEANYGKIKGGKNSNAKRFERADPYPRGNNAPRGKGRGGDGNKVQKAPKNPSVKQDRVGNEPCYRCGIIGHWYKNCQASNIVAATYKRYRESKEQETHYMEEGGHDPDVNLTIADLNGNKELAQSMDALDFD, encoded by the coding sequence atgttgcgcctacaggcacgtctcaatttctgtggaagggaaatcacagaagatgatatgatctacaagactctttccacctttcctacttcagcgCTTATACTAGCggaccagtataggctggagtatgacaacaaaagaatcacaaccttcaaaaAGCTGAtcagcctactgcaagtggctgagaggcaaaATGAGGATCTCTTGCACAACAATGCTAGGCCcactgggacaaagaaaattcccgaggctaattatggaaaaataaaaggtggaaagaactccAATGCAAAGAGGTTTgaacgtgctgatccctacccacgtggcaacaatgcaccacgtggaaagggacgtggaggtgatggaaacaaggtgcaaaaggcacctaagaacccttcagtcaaacaggatagagttggcaatgaaccatgctataggtgtggaatcattgggcattggtacaagaactgccaagcaagcaacatagttgcagccacttacaagagatatagggagtctaaagaacaagaaactcactatatggaagaaggaggccatgacccagatgtcaacctcacaattgcagacctcaatggcaacaaggaacttgctcagtcaatggatgcacTAGATTTTGATTGA